The window GGCAGGTTCTCGGCCACGAGGGGGCCGAATCGGCGGCCCCGCCAGACGGCGGCGGCCACCCCGGCCAGCAGCAGCAGAACGATCACCGGAGAGACCCAGTCGGGGGTCAGCTCGCCCAGCGAGGGGGCCACGTCGCCGGCATCGGCGTCGGCGGCCGAGGGCATGTACCAGATGAGCGTGGACCGCCCGCCGAGAAGATTGACGCCGAGAGCGGCATTGCCGTTCGCGGTGAGGGTGGAGTTCGTGAACAGCTCGGTCGCGTCGATAAGAGTGACGGTGCGCCCGGCGCGCGTGCGCTGCAGCAGGGCGGCATCCTGGTCGACGGTGTAGCAGGCGGTGACGTCGCCGTCGGCGGGCGGAGCGAACAGTGTGCCGGGCAAGATGGCGCCCGACCGCTGCGCGGCCGGCAGAGCGCAGGCGGGAGCCACCGGGCCGTCGGTGCCGTACCCCGACAGCTCGGCGTCGAACAGCACGCGCGCGGCGCGCGCCTGCGGCTGCGCGATGACCACATCGAGGGCGCTGTCGGCGATCTTCTCGAAGGTGGCATCGGACAGCAGCGGACTGTCGGGCAGCACCAGGGTCGCCTCGGCCGGGGTGCGGTCGGTGCCGCCGGCCGACTGCAGCGCCGCTTCGAGCGCGTGCCGGTCGCGCACGACGCGCACGTCGACGCCGCGGTCGGCGAGGATGTGCGCGAGTGCGCGGCCGCCGTCGGTGCCGGTGGATTCGGGGTCGAGCAGATCGCGGCGCGTCCACTGCCCCATGCCCGCCAGGATCGTCGCGATGATGCCGACCACCACCAGCGTGGCGCCGATGGCGACCCACCCGCCCACGCGCCGACGGCGCGCGGTGGTTGCCGGCGCGCTCACCGGGCGGGCTCCGACGCGAGCTGGCGGTCGCGCACGGCGTCATCGGCACGCGCGACCCGCCCGTAGCCGTCGGCCGTGCCCGCGCGGCGCAGATACCGCACGTCGTCGAACACGCCGGCTGCGGCATCCAGCACCGCCTGCTCAGAGCGGAAGACCTCGCCCGCGCGCCGCGCGAAGGCGTGCACGGTGGCGCCCGGCACGAGCTCGATGACGCGCCGCTCGACGAGTCCGCGGGCCAGGGCGCGGAAGCGCAGGACTATCGCCTCGTCGTAGTCGCCGGCCCCGGCAGCGGATGCCGCGGCGCGGCGCAGCTGCGCGGCCGTACGGGTCTCGGCGTCGCCGAAAAGGTCGAGCGCCTCGGGCGTGGCCCGTCGGGAAAGTCGTGAGCGACCGGAGAAGATCACGGCCACCACGATGAGCGCGAGCAACACGACGGCCACGCCCACTCCGAGCCAGAGCCCGACCGCGTCGTTGACGCCGGAGTTGAAGAGCCGGTCGAAGAACTCCTGCACCGACCGGGCGATGCGGTCGATCGGCGTCGGATGCGCGGCCGCGTACGCCGGATCGCTGAGCTCGTGCTCGGCCCACTGGCGCGCCTGGTCGCCGTCGGGGGTCAGCGGCGGCACGTCGTCGGCGAAGGGCAGCCGGATCATTCGCCGGGGTCCGCGGTCCGACCGGGCGGCGCCCACTGGGTGGGGGCGGGATGCGGGGGCTCGGGCGCCGGCGGTGGCGCGTACTGGCCGTAGCGCGGCTGCGGCCGCTCGGGCGCGGGCGGCTGCGGCGCCGAGGGCTGCGTGCCGGGCGAGGGCTGCGTGTCGGGCGGCTGAGTGGATGAGGGCTGCCCATACGGCGGCTGGCCGTAGGGCGGCTGTCCAGAGGGCGGGTATGGCTGTCCATAGGGCGGCTGCTGCCCGTACGGCGGCTGCCCGTACGGCTGCTGGCCGTACGTCGGCTGCGCGTACGGAGGCTGCCCAGACGGCTGCGACGGGTACGACGGGTACCCGAGGGGAGAGCGCACGAGCTCGCGCCCGATGTGCTGGGTGTAGGGGTCGGGCAGCTCGCTCGCCCCGGCATCGCGCCGCTCGACGTAGGCGAGCAGGTCGAGGTCGAGGCCTTCTTTGCGCATGCGCGCGTCGATGTACAGCAGCGAAGAAGCGGTGGCCTGCACCACCGCGGCGACCGATCCGATCAGCAGCGAGACGATCTCGGGCAGCGCGAGCGAGACCACCAGGCTGACGATCATCTGCGTGTCGGGGTCTCCGGTGGGCGCGATCACCGACCCGATGAAACCGCCGAGCAGAGTGAAGGGCAGCGTGACCACCTGGGCGGCCACGCCGAAGATCACCTGGATGAGCACCACGACGCCCAGCATGGGCCAGAACCGCCGACGGCTGAGCCGCCACGAACGTGCAATGGCCTGCCGGATGGTGGCGTGCTCGAGCACGATGGCCGGCGAGGCCACGAGAAGCTTCGTCGACAGCCAGAGCACGAGCGGAATCGCCCCGATCACCGCGAGGATCGTGAGGATGATGCCGGCGACGGGGGCCAGAGTGCTGACGCCGATGACGACACCGGCGACGATGCCCACCCCCAGCAGCATCGCGAGCGTGATCAGCAGCGTGTAGCCGATCAGGCGCCAGGCCACCGGCTTGACCTGCCGCCACAGTTCGCCCAGCGTGGCGCGCTCGGCGACCGCGCCACGCGCGACATCGGTGACCACCACCGCCTGCACGATGGTCTGCAGCGCTGCCGCGACCAGGCCGAGCACGAACGAGACGATGATGCCGATCGCGACCGTTCCGGCCAGCAGCGTGTCGTAGTCGGGCGAAGTGGTGGGCACGTTCTGCAGGCGCGCATACGCCCAGAAGGCGGTCGCGGCCACCGCCGCGATGACCAGCAGCGTGGCCAGCGCCTGCACGACGAGGGCGAAGCCCAGCAGCACGCGCGGATTGCGCCGCAGCGCACTGAATGAGCGGCCCAGAACCGTGCCGAAGCTCAGCGGCTCCAACGGGATGATGCCGGGCCGCGACGCGGGCGTCCAAGTCGGATACGCGGTCACCAAGCCTCCTCGCGCGCAGGTGTTCCGAAGTTCCATCGTGTCACACCGCCGCGCGGCGACGGGCGCACACGGGCTCAGGCTCGGCTACGCTGTCACAAAGGCGGACGGGGACTGCGCCGCCGGTACGCACGCCCGGCCGCGCCGGATGAAGGACGAAACACGTTCACATGACTTCACGGATCCTGGTTGTCGACGACGACACCGCCCTGGCGGAGATGATCGGCATCGTGTTGCGCACGGAGGGGTTCGAGACGGCCTTCTGCGCCGACGGTTCCGCTGCCGTCAGCGCCTGGCGCAGCGAGCGACCCGATCTGATCCTGCTCGATCTCATGCTGCCCGGCGTGGACGGCATCGAGATCTGCACCCGCATCCGCGCGGAGTCGGGTGTGCCGATCATCATGCTCACGGCGCGCGCCGACACCGCCGATGTCGTGCGTGGGCTCGAGTCGGGGGCCGACGACTACATCGTCAAGCCGTTCAACCCGAAAGAACTCGTGGCACGCATTCGCACCCGTCTGCGTCCCGGCGCCCCGTCGCCGGGTGAGGTGCTGCGCATCGGCGATCTGGAGGTGGATGTCGCTGCCCACGAGGTGCGTCGCGGAGAGAGCTCCATCGCCCTGACGCCGCTCGAGTTCGAGCTGCTGGTCGCGCTGGCCTCGAAGCCGCAGCAGGTCTTCTCGCGCGAGATGCTGCTGGAGCAGGTGTGGGGCTATCACTACAAGGCCGACACCCGCCTGGTGAACGTGCACGTGCAGCGCCTGCGCGCGAAGGTCGAGCTCGACCCCGACAACCCCAAGATCGTCACCACCGTGCGCGGAGTCGGCTACCGCGCCGGCGCCATCGTGTGAGGCCGACGTGCCCACCGCAACGGTGACCACGTCTGCACCTCCCGTCACCTGGCGGGACTGGGCATGGTGGCGGGCCCGGGCCGAAGACCTGGCCACGCTGTGGCGGCGCTCGCTACGGTTCCGCACGGTCGTGATCACCCTGGTGCTGACGGCGCTGACGATCATCATCGCCTGTGTGTGGATGGCACTGGCGATTCAGAACGACCTCTTCGAGTCGCGCAAGACGCAGGCTCTGACCGATGCCCGTCGCGCCGTCGACAGTGCGCAGTCGACGCTGGACAACGCCGTGGTGCAAGACGACCCGGTGCAGGTGCAGAACCTTCTCACCAGCATCCAGGGTCCGCTTTCGCAACAGTCGGCCACCGATATGACCCTTGCGGTGCGCATCGATGCGACGCCGTCGCAGCTGGCCCCGCCCGGCTTTCGCTCGGGCGGCCTCGAAGAGAACATGATCTCGCCCGAACTGCGCAAGCATGTGCGCGACCAGGGCGGCGATGAGAAGCAGTGGGCACAGTCGATAGCGCTGCCGGCGGGCGACGGATCGGCGCGCCCCGGAATCGTCGTCGGCCAGCAGATCGTCGTGCCCGACATCGGACCGTACGAGCTGTACCTGGCCTACGATCTCGACGACGCCGCCACCACCCTCAGCTTCGTGCAGGCCACCCTGTGGATCGTCGGGTCGGCGCTGGTGGTGCTCATCGGCGCCATCGCCTGGTTCACGCTGCGGGCGGTGACCACCCCGATCCGCGAGGCCGCCGACACGAGCGCGCAGCTGGCCGCAGGCGACCTGGGCGTGCGACTGACCGTACGAGGCGAAGACGAGCTGGCGACGCTGGGGCGGTCGTTCAACGCCATGGCCGACAGCATCGAATCGCAGATCAACCAGCTCGCCGAGCTCTCGCTCGTGCAGCAGCGCTTCGTCTCCGACGTCTCGCACGAACTGCGCACGCCGCTGACGACCATTCGGCTGGCCACCGACATGCTCAACGACCGTCGCGACGAGTTCGACCCGACCACCGCGCGCGCCGCCGAGTTGCTGCACGCGCAAGTGCAGCGGTTCGAACTGCTGCTGACCGATCTGCTCGAGATCAGCCGCTACGACGCCGGCTCGGTGCAGCTCGAACTCGAGCCCACGAGCCTGGCCCGTCTCGCCGACGACGTCATCGCTTCGATGCAGCAGCTGGCAGAACAGCACGGCAGCGACGTGCGTCTTGTCGCACCGGGTGGATACTCCCCGGTCGAGATGGATCCGCGGCGCATCCGCCGTATCGTGCGAAACCTGTTGGGAAACGCCATCGAGCACGGCGAAGGCAAGCCGATCGTCGTGACCGTCGACAGCAATCAGCAGGCGGTCGCACTGGGCGTGCGTGATTTCGGAATGGGCATGACCGAAGCCGATGCCGAGCGGGTCTTCGACCGGTTCTGGCGCGCCGATCCCTCGCGCAAACGCACGATCGGGGGCACCGGTCTGGGGCTGTCGATAGCGCTGGGCGATGCCACGCTGCACCGCGGCACGCTCACGGTGTGGTCGCGACCGGGGCACGGGTCGAACTTCGTGCTCACACTGCCGCGAGGACCGGTGCCGGTCGAACCCGGCTCGCCGATCCCCACCGATCCCGGCGACGACGCGTCGTCGCTGGATGATCTGGGGCTGACCCAGCCGATCGCGCTGCACGACATCTCGAACGGGGGCCGGGAATGAGACGACGGATGCTGCGCACAGCGCTGGTGGCGGTGGTCGCGGCCTGCGCCCTCGCGCTGTCGGCGTGCGCGGGGCTGCCCACCTCGGGACCGGTGTTCGCGGGTCTGCCCCCGGGCGCTGTCTCGCCCCCCGACTTCTCGTACGTTCCGGTCAAACCGCAAGACGGCGCCTCACCCGAGCAGATCGTGCAGGGGTTCATCGACGCCGGCATCGGCCCCGAGGGCAACTGGGCGATCGCCCAGCTGTACCTGGCACCCGACTATCGCGACCAGTGGAAGCCGCGTGAAATCACCACGATCGATGACCGCACCGCTCGCAGCTATGTGAAATCGGGCGACGGAAAGGTCGTGCTCACCGTCACCCAGCAGGCCACGGTCGACGCCGACGGTGTGTACAAGACGTCGGAGGGCGGGCAGACACCGCTGGCGTTCCAGCTCGAGAAGGTCGACGACCAGTGGCGCATCTCCCAGGCGCCCGACGGCATCGTGCTGGGCACCGACCAATTCACGAGCGTGTTCCATCAGTACCCCCTGATGTACTTCGACCCGAGTTGGCAGTACCTCGTGCCCGACATGCGGTGGTTCCCCGCGAGCAACGCCGCCACGCGCATCGCGACAGCGCTCGTGAACGGAAAACCCAGCTCGTGGCTCGCCGGCAGCGTCAAGTCGGCGTTCCCCGACGACGTGTCGATCGACCCGCCGGCGGTGCCGGTCACCGGCTCGATCGCCGAGGTGAGCCTGACCCGTCCGGTGTTGTCGTTGAAATCGCAGACGCTCGACCGCATGCAGACGCAGTTGGTGCGCAGCATGGCGGCCGCGGGGCTGAGCGGGGTGACGATGGAGTACAACGGCAGCGCGCTGAGCGCGCAGGAGGTGGCCACGCGCTCGTCGCGCATCGACTCGCGGGCGCTGGTGCAGACCGACAAGGGATTCGGCTTCGTCGCCGGGGCCGATGAGGTGGAAGCGGTCGCCGGCATCACCGAGTCGATGACGAAGATCCGCCCGGCCTCGATCGAACTGGCAGCCGACTATTCGGCCGCCGCGGTGCGCACGGAATCGGGCGCTGTGGCGCGGGTCCCGGCATCCGGTGACCTGCTGTCGCTCGATGAGCGGCAGGGGCTGATCAATCCGGTGATCGACCGGGCCGGCTTCATCTGGAGCGTGCCCGAGAGCGACCCCGGCGGGCTGGTCGCGTTCGACCCCGCAGGCAAGCGCGCCGAGGTCAACGGCGCCTGGACCAACGCGTCACGGGTGGGCGCGATGGCGATCTCGCGCGACGGAACGCGTCTGGCGGCGCTGGTGACCGTGGGCGGGCAGCCGACCATCGAGGTCTCGGGCGTCGTCCGCGACGACGACGGGGTTCCCACCTCGCTGGGCGACTCGGTGACGCTGGCGAAACTGCCCGGACGAGGCATCGCACTCACCTGGATCGATGACAGCACCCTCGGCGTGCTGGCGCAGTCGGGCAGCGGCAGGGTCGTGGTACAGCAGATCGTCGGCGGGCCGGCGAGCTCGATCTCGGCACCCGACGATGTCGTCGCCATCGCCGGGACCACCGCGACCACGGTGCGTCTGCTCGGCGCCGACGGCACCCTGTACTCAGAGCGCGGCTCGAACTGGGAGAAGGCGGGAACGGGTGTGCGGGTGCTCGCTCAGGCGCAGGGGATTCCGCCCTCGACGCAAGGCTGACGGCGTTTCCTCCCCAAGGAAGGGTTATCCACAGATGCCCGCAGCGGGCGGCGTCGCCGGGGAGAGACCGGCGACGATCGGAGCGTGGAAGAGATCGGGATGCTGCTGCGCACCGCCGGCGCACAGGCGCTGGCGCTCGCGTTCCCGGTCGAATGCGCGGGCTGCGGCGCCCTTGATGTCGCACTGTGCGACACGTGCCGAGGGATGCTGCAGCCGCACGTCACCGCGCGACCGCTCGCCCACGGCCTGACCGTGCACAGCGGGCTGCCGTTCGAGCAGGTGCCCGCACGGGTGCTGCGTGCGCTCAAGGAGAACGGACGCACGCACCTGGCCCGCTCGCTCGGGCCGGTGCTGGCGGCGGCGGTGGCGGGTGCGGTCGCGGCGCGCGAGTCGGGGGAGAGCGCACCCGGGGCGCGTGGTGCGGGGGCACGCACGCCGCTTGTGGCGCCGGTGCCCAGCTCGCCTGCCGCGATGCGGCGCCGTGGCTATCGGCCTGGCGAGCTGCTGGCCCGGCGTGCCGGGCTGCGACCGGTGCGGGTGCTCAAGGTCGTGCGCGCCACCGACGACCAGCGCGGTCTCTCGCGCAGCGAGCGCGCGAGCAATGTGACCGGCAGCATGCGCGCGACGCGCAGCCTCGACGGCGTCGGTGTGCTCCTGGTCGACGATGTCGTGACCACCGGTGCCACCTTGATCGAGGCGGCCCGTGCTGTGCGTGCGGCCGGCGGTGTGGTGCAGGGTGCCGCAACGGTCGCGGCCACGCCGCGCCGACTGCCGCTGATCTCGCGCTGAGCGGGCCCACAGCACCGACATTCGTTTCTCACGTCGATGGGGACGTGACACGCGGCACCGGGCGGACTACGGTGGGGGCAACAAGGCGACGAGGTCCGCCCTTGGCCGGGGGGACCGGAACCAGGAGGTCAGGGATGGAAACCAGCATCGTCGGCGTAGGAGTGAGCGTCTCCGATCGGTTCCGCGGAGTGGTCGAGGAAAAGTCCACCCGCATTGAGAACCTCGCACCTCGCGCCCAGCAGATGGACGTCAAGGTCACCCACCGCGCCTATCACAACGGGCGTATGGAGGATTCGACCGTCGAGCTCACGCTCAGCGGCAAGGGCTTGCCCGTGGTGCGGGCCGAGGCCGTGGACGGCGACAAGTTCACGGCGCTCGACATCGCCGTGGACAAGCTCGCCGAGCAAGTGCGTCGCGCGAAAGAGAAGCGGGTCGATGCCCGCCGACGCCCGCGCGGTGCGGTGCTCGACAAGGGCACGGGTTCGCTGAGCGGCGTTGATCTGCAACCGGCGTCGGTCGACGTGCTGCGCGCGGTCGCCACGGGGGAGATCCCGATTCTCACGGGTGCCGAAGATGAAGAGGACTACACCCCGGTGGTCATCCGCACCAAGCGGTTCGAGCCGGAGTGGATGACCGTCGAAGACGCCGTCGACCGCATGGAGCTGGTCGGGCACGACTTCTTCCTGTTCATCGATGCACGCACCGACCACCCGAGCGTGGTCTACCGGCGCAAGGGCTGGGACTACGGCGTGATCTCGCTGACGACGCAGGCGCCGCCTTCGGCAGAGCTGGCTTCGTAGACACGCAGACGCGCGGGCGGCCCGGAGGGGGGTGCGGCCGCCCGCGCGAGCCTGTGATCTACGCGGCGTTGCGGATCAGGATGCGCCAGCGGTCGGGACCCTGGTCGAGGTAGCTCGTGGAGTAACGGTCGTCGTACCGCGCCTCGAGCTGGGCCAGCAGGGGGAGCGGGTTGTGATTGGCCGAGATGATGAGGCCGGCTCCGGGAGTCAGCGCCTCGACGGCGCCGAAGATGGCCTGATGGCGAATCGCGTGCGGAATCGTCTGCACGTCGAACTCGGGCAGATCTTCGTTCACCTCACCGCACGTGCACTCCGCGGCGTGGTCGTGGGCGGCGGCCTCTTCGGGCGACCGGTGGATCTCGATGTTCGACATGGCGACTCCCGTCTCGTGTTCGCGATGGCATTCGCGAAGTCCGCCGCAAGTTTATTACAATAGATTCCGTGGAAATTCGTGCGCGCGCAAACGATCGGTCGCCGGCCGGAGCGACGATGCGTCCGGCACGCCCCGAGGGCCCAGGACAGCGGCGGCTTTCGGCCAACGGACGCCGGCACTCGACCACCCGCGAGATGGTCCTGCGCATGATCGAGGCGCAGAGCGCCCCGGTCTCGACAGCGGCGCTGTCGACCGCGACCGGTCTGCACGAGAACACGGTGCGCGGGCATCTCGAACAGCTCTTCATCGACGGGTACATCGGCCGTCAGCGCGAGCCGGCATCGGGCCGCGGACGCCCGGCGTGGCTCTGGGTCGCCGCGCGCCCCGACCCCGAGAATCCCTACGCGGCACTGGCCGGAGTTCTCGCCGACACCCTCGCGCACACGGCAGAAGATCCCATCGCCCAGGCGCGGGAGGCCGGTCGACGCTGGGGGAGCGAGATCGCCGCCCGACGGGCGCCGCTGTCTGCGGCCGGCGCCGATGCGTCAGCCGGGGGCACCGACGCCGCCGCCGGGGGCACCGACGCCGCCGCCGGGGCACCGCTGCCGAGGTAGCCGAGGCTGCGGCATCCACCCCTCGCGACCTGGTGATCGACGTGATGCGCGAGCAGGGTTTCGCGCCCGATGGCGCGGGTGACGAGGTGGTGCTGCGGCGCTGTCCGCTGATCGAGGCGGCCTCGAAGCATCCCACCATCGTCTGCGCCGTGCACCAGGGCATGATCGACGGCGTCTTGGCCGCAGCCGGCGAGCAGATGGACACGCGGCTGATCCCGTTCAGCGCACCCGGCCAGTGCACTCTGCAGCTGCGGGCCGCGCAGTGACCGCGCGGCGGCGTCGCGGACCCTCCTGGCGCCTGATCTGGATTCTGCCCGCCGGGCTGTCGCTTCTGGCAGGCCTTGACGCCGCGTTGCTGCTGCTGGGCGTGCCCGCGCCGGTGAGCACCTCGCGCCTTCCCGACACGCACGGGATGCTGATGGTGCTCGGGTTCGTCGGCACCCTGATCGCGCTCGAGCGCGCGACCGCGCTGGCACGCTGGTACGGGTTCATCGCCCCCGCGCTGCTGGGCCTGGGCGGCATCGCGCTGCTGGCCGACCCGATTCCGCTGTTCGTCGCGAAGGTACTGCTGGTTGCCGGCACCGCGGCGTTCACGCTCATCTACATTCCGCTGTGGCGGCGCCAGTTCGACGCCCCCCTGCTCGTGCAGCTGCTGGGCGCCGGCCTGGGCTGCGCGGGAGCTGTCATCTGGCTGACGCAAGACACCATGGACCACGTGCTGCCGTGGCTGATCGGCTTCGTCGTGCTCACCATCGCCGCCGAGCGGGTCGAACTCGCCCGCATCACGATGGGCCCGAACGCCGGCAACCGCCTGCTCGTGCACGCCTGGACGATCACCATCGCCCTGGCCGTGGGCGTCGTCTTCCCCGATCTGGGGGCTATCCTGCTCGGTCTCGCGCTGCTGGCGATGGTGGCCTGGCTGATCGTGCACGACATCGCGCGACGCACCATCCGTGCGAAGGGCGCCGCGCGCTACATGGCCGCGTGCATCCTGTCGGGCTATGTGTGGCTGGCGATCGCCGGAATCGCGCTGCTGTTCGGCTACCCCGATTCGCAGCCGGCCTACGACGCCATCGTGCACGCCGTGTTCCTCGGCTACACGATCTCGATGATCATGGCGCACGCCACCACGATCCTGCCCGCCGTGCTGCACATCGACCTGCCCTACCGTGCCGCCTTCTGGGTACCCGCTGCGATCCTGCAGCTGAGTCTGATCGTGCGCCTGTGGGTCGGCGACGGCCTCGCACAGCCGGCCGGATGGCAGATCGGCGGCGTGCTGGGCGTGATCGCCCTGCTGCTTTTCGTTGTCACGGCCGTCACGAGTGCGATCATCGGCCCGCCCACGAAGAAGAAGAAGGATGCCGCGACCGCGCGGGCCGCGGCATCCCCTCGAATCTCCCCCCGCGTGCCGACGACGCCGCGCCCCGCCCCCGGAAAACCCGAAGGACAGGCATGAGCGCCCCGAAGCTGCCCGCCGGCCCGAAACGCCCCGACGACAAGGCACCCAACCGCGGATTCTGGGCGCTGCGCGACATCCCCACACTTGTCTGGCTGCTGCTGGTGGTCGCCGCCGTGTTGGCGCACCAGGCGCTGCCCGAGCCGCGGTGGCTGATGATCCACCTGCTGCTGTTGGGCGCGGTGACCCACGCGATCATGGTGTGGAGCCAGTACTTCTCCTACGCGCTGTTGCGCTCCTCGCCGACCGTCGCCGGGCGCCGGCTGCAGAGCTGGCGGCTCGCGCTGTCGAACGGCGGTGCGGTGCTCGTGATCGCCGGCGTGCTCTCGAGTGTGTGGGCGCTCACGCTCGTGGGCGCGGCATCCCTCATCGCCGGGGTCATCTGGCACGGTGCGAGCCTGTACGCCCGGTCGCGAAAGAGCCTGCCGGGCCGGTTCGGGCGCACGATCCGGTACTACATCGCCGCCGCCGCGATCCTGCCGATCGGTGCGGGGCTGGGAGCGTGGCTGGCCCATGACAACAGTTCCGCGAATCTCGTGCTCGCCCACGCGCTGCTGAACGTGCTGGGCTGGATAGGCCTCACCGTCGCGGGCACCCTCGTGACGCTGTGGCCGACGATCCTGCGCACGCGCGCCGACGATCACGCGGCAGTGGGAGCGGCCCGCGCGCTGCCGGTGCTGGGGATCGCGGTGCTCGTGGCTGCCGCCGGAGCCGCGGCCGCCTTTCTGCCGGCTCTGGTGATCGGGCTGATCGGCTACGTCGTGGGCTTGTCGATCATCGGCGTCTCGTTGTGGCGCGCGGCCCGGCAGGCGCCGCCGCGCAGCTTCTCGGCGCTGTCGATCGGCATGGGCGTGCTCTGGTGGATCGGATGCGTCATCTGGCTCATCGTGGCCACGATCATCGCTTTCCATTCCGGCACAGGGTTCGATGCGGTGCAGGATGCCGTGGACCAGATCGTGCCGTTCCTGGCGGCCGGATTCGCCGCCCAGGTGCTGCTGGGCGCGCTCAGCTATCTGATCCCCGTCGTGCTCGGCGGGGGCCCCAGCCCGGTGCGGGTGGGAACGACCGTGTTCGACCGCGGCGGAGCACTGCGCATCGCGGTGGCCAACGCCTCGCTCGTCGTGTGCGCACTACCGGTGTCGAGTCTCATGCGGGTCGTGGCATCCCTTCTCTACTTCATCGCGATGGCGTCGTTCCTTGTGCTGATGCTGCTGGGCATGCGCGCGCAGGGCGCGGCGAAGCGCTCGGGTGCGGCGCTGGCTGAGACGAAGGCGGGCATCGCGTCGGGCGAGCGCCCGCACGGACCGATCACGCCCGAGGGCGACAAGCCGCATCGGGCCGGGCAAGCCGTTGCGGGGCTGCTGGCGGTGGTGCTCGCGGTGGCGGTGACCGCGGCGATGGACCCGATCTCGCTCGGCTGGGGCTCGGCGGCGGCGGGCGATGCGAACGCGCCGGTGAAGGTCGTGCAGGTCGAGGCGACGAGCTACAAATACACGCCGAACGTGATCGAGGTGCCGGCCGGCACCCGGCTGAAGATCGAGCTGACCAACGTCGACACCTCGATGGTGCACGACCTGGTGTTCTCCAACGGCGTGGCCGGGCATCGGCTGTCGCCGGGGGAGAGCGAGACCATCGACGTCGGCGTGATCAGCGGCGACCTCGACGGCTGGTGCTCGATCATCGGGCACAAGCAGGCGGGCATGACCATGACGGTGAAGGTCGCCGGGGCCGCGGCATCCGGTCCTTCACCCTCGGCCTCGCCCACGCATGACATGGGCGACATGGACATGGGCGGAGCCGCCTCGGGTGGCATCGACCTGTCGGCCTCGCCCGGCGAGGGCTTCGAGCCGTACAACGCAACGCTGCCGGCGCTGGAGAAGTCGGACGGCCCGGTCACCCGGCGTGTGACGATGACCGTCACGGACAAGAAGATCGAGGTGGCGCCGGGTGTCACCCAGACGTTGTGGGTATACAACGGCACAGCCCCCGGACCGGTGCTGCACGGGCGGGTGGGCGACACGTTCGTCGTGACTCTGGTCAACGACGGAGACATGGGGCACTCGATCGACTTCCATGCCGGATCTCTCGCGCCCGACGAGCCGATGCGCACTATCGCCCCGGGCGAGAGCCTGACCTACACGTTCACCGCGAACCGCTCGGGCATCTGGATGTATCACTGTTCGACCATGCCGATGACTGCACATATCGCAAACGGAATGTACGGCGCAGTGGTCATCGAGCCTGCTGATCTGCCTGCCGTGGACGAGTCG is drawn from Microbacterium protaetiae and contains these coding sequences:
- a CDS encoding LpqB family beta-propeller domain-containing protein, whose translation is MLRTALVAVVAACALALSACAGLPTSGPVFAGLPPGAVSPPDFSYVPVKPQDGASPEQIVQGFIDAGIGPEGNWAIAQLYLAPDYRDQWKPREITTIDDRTARSYVKSGDGKVVLTVTQQATVDADGVYKTSEGGQTPLAFQLEKVDDQWRISQAPDGIVLGTDQFTSVFHQYPLMYFDPSWQYLVPDMRWFPASNAATRIATALVNGKPSSWLAGSVKSAFPDDVSIDPPAVPVTGSIAEVSLTRPVLSLKSQTLDRMQTQLVRSMAAAGLSGVTMEYNGSALSAQEVATRSSRIDSRALVQTDKGFGFVAGADEVEAVAGITESMTKIRPASIELAADYSAAAVRTESGAVARVPASGDLLSLDERQGLINPVIDRAGFIWSVPESDPGGLVAFDPAGKRAEVNGAWTNASRVGAMAISRDGTRLAALVTVGGQPTIEVSGVVRDDDGVPTSLGDSVTLAKLPGRGIALTWIDDSTLGVLAQSGSGRVVVQQIVGGPASSISAPDDVVAIAGTTATTVRLLGADGTLYSERGSNWEKAGTGVRVLAQAQGIPPSTQG
- a CDS encoding multicopper oxidase domain-containing protein translates to MSAPKLPAGPKRPDDKAPNRGFWALRDIPTLVWLLLVVAAVLAHQALPEPRWLMIHLLLLGAVTHAIMVWSQYFSYALLRSSPTVAGRRLQSWRLALSNGGAVLVIAGVLSSVWALTLVGAASLIAGVIWHGASLYARSRKSLPGRFGRTIRYYIAAAAILPIGAGLGAWLAHDNSSANLVLAHALLNVLGWIGLTVAGTLVTLWPTILRTRADDHAAVGAARALPVLGIAVLVAAAGAAAAFLPALVIGLIGYVVGLSIIGVSLWRAARQAPPRSFSALSIGMGVLWWIGCVIWLIVATIIAFHSGTGFDAVQDAVDQIVPFLAAGFAAQVLLGALSYLIPVVLGGGPSPVRVGTTVFDRGGALRIAVANASLVVCALPVSSLMRVVASLLYFIAMASFLVLMLLGMRAQGAAKRSGAALAETKAGIASGERPHGPITPEGDKPHRAGQAVAGLLAVVLAVAVTAAMDPISLGWGSAAAGDANAPVKVVQVEATSYKYTPNVIEVPAGTRLKIELTNVDTSMVHDLVFSNGVAGHRLSPGESETIDVGVISGDLDGWCSIIGHKQAGMTMTVKVAGAAASGPSPSASPTHDMGDMDMGGAASGGIDLSASPGEGFEPYNATLPALEKSDGPVTRRVTMTVTDKKIEVAPGVTQTLWVYNGTAPGPVLHGRVGDTFVVTLVNDGDMGHSIDFHAGSLAPDEPMRTIAPGESLTYTFTANRSGIWMYHCSTMPMTAHIANGMYGAVVIEPADLPAVDESYVLVQGEYYLGSHDGGSVDADKLAADEPDLVVFNGYANQYDHAPLTAAVGDRVRVWVLDAGPNRATSFHIVGGQFDTVWSEGRYLVRRSADTGSQALGLMPAQGGFVELTFPEAGHYPFVSHFMIDAERGAHGILEVTK
- a CDS encoding DUF2249 domain-containing protein yields the protein MSNIEIHRSPEEAAAHDHAAECTCGEVNEDLPEFDVQTIPHAIRHQAIFGAVEALTPGAGLIISANHNPLPLLAQLEARYDDRYSTSYLDQGPDRWRILIRNAA
- a CDS encoding ComF family protein: MEEIGMLLRTAGAQALALAFPVECAGCGALDVALCDTCRGMLQPHVTARPLAHGLTVHSGLPFEQVPARVLRALKENGRTHLARSLGPVLAAAVAGAVAARESGESAPGARGAGARTPLVAPVPSSPAAMRRRGYRPGELLARRAGLRPVRVLKVVRATDDQRGLSRSERASNVTGSMRATRSLDGVGVLLVDDVVTTGATLIEAARAVRAAGGVVQGAATVAATPRRLPLISR
- the hpf gene encoding ribosome hibernation-promoting factor, HPF/YfiA family gives rise to the protein METSIVGVGVSVSDRFRGVVEEKSTRIENLAPRAQQMDVKVTHRAYHNGRMEDSTVELTLSGKGLPVVRAEAVDGDKFTALDIAVDKLAEQVRRAKEKRVDARRRPRGAVLDKGTGSLSGVDLQPASVDVLRAVATGEIPILTGAEDEEDYTPVVIRTKRFEPEWMTVEDAVDRMELVGHDFFLFIDARTDHPSVVYRRKGWDYGVISLTTQAPPSAELAS